The Aedes albopictus strain Foshan chromosome 2, AalbF5, whole genome shotgun sequence region TACCAACCTTCGGAGGACATCTCAAGGACTGGGTGACCTTTCGCGATACTTTTCGGAGTTTGATCCATAATAACCCACAGCTAACGGAAATGGACAAATTCACGTATCTACGGTCATCGCTCAGTGGAGAAGCTCTTCAGGAGATCAATTCCGTGGAAATGTCAGACGTCAACTATGTGGTTGCCTGGACGATGCTGGAGAAGCGATATGAAAACAAGAAATTGATTGTTAAAGCTCATCTTGATGCCTTGTTTTCGATTGAGCCCATACGCAGAGAAGGATACGAGTTGCTCAGTCGTCTAATCAGCGATTTTGATAAACATCTTCTCATGTTGGATAAAGTTGGAGAAGACACAAACAACTGGAGCACCATTCTTGTCTACATGGTGTGCTCTCGTTTAGATTCCACCACGCTTCGAAATTGGGAAACACACCATAACTCAAAGGAAGTGCCCAAGTACAAGGACCTCATGCATTTCCTAAGAGATCAGTGCTCCGTGTTGCAGTCTGTGGCTCCAGCTAAGGCTATCGTCGTCCCTGAGAAGAAGGCAAAGTTCTCCGTCACCAACTCTGTTGTTCAACCAGCGTTCAAGTGCCCATTTTGTGGAGAAGGATTCCATTCTGCTTTCCGATGTCTGAAGTTCCTGAAACTGAAGGTTCCCGAGCGCAGCGAAGCAGTACGAAGAAGTCGGCTTTGCCTGAACTGCCTATATCCTGGACATCAGGCGCGTGTATGCAGTAGAGGAGCATGCCACCATTGCCAGCAGAAGCATCATTCCCTGCTGCACCCGGAACAGCAGCCACCAAGCGAACATCGGAACAGATCCTCCGTCCCACAAGGGCAACCTAGACCCTCAGCAGTCAATCAGCAGCAACCACAGACACAGTTACCAAACCAGCACCAACCTGCACAAGCTCACACTACACAGCAACCCACACGCACACCTTCCGCATCACACTCACAATCCACCGCACAACCATCCACCTCACATCAATCAAGCACCAATCAGAACACTGTAGCCCTGCCGACAAACACACAGTTTTCTACGCAAGATATTCTATTATCAACTGCTCTTGTCTGCGTACAGGACAGTTACGGCAATTCGCGACTAGCCCGCGCGTTGCTAGATTCGTGTTCGCAGTTTTGCTTTATGACAACACAGTTCTCTAGCAAACTGAACCTACAAAGTTCGGCTGAACATATGTCGGTTCAAGGCATCGGTGGTTCTGTAACCGTAGCACGGAAGTCGGTGAAAGCGACAGTCCTCCCTCGAATTTCGGATTTGTCACCATTCCACGAGGAGATGACTTTCTACGTCTTACCCGAACTGACTGCACCCTTACCAGCACGGAAGATTAACGTCGTCAACTGGAATTTCCCGAGCAACATCACATTCGCCGATCCGCAGTTCCACGAGCCAGGTCGTATAGATCTAATCATTGGAGCAGAACATTATCTGGATCTGCTCACCGACGGTCGGGAGAAAATTGTGGATGGAGGCCCTACGCTGCAGAACACAGTTTTCGGATGGATAGTGTCTGGTCGAGCAATCGATCATTCGTTATCAGTGCAGCAAACGTCAGCATATTCCTGCACACTTGCGAACCTACAAGAACAGCTATCAAAGTTTTGGGAACTGGAAACCTGCCACACCCATTGCACTCAGTCTGTGGAAGAAACCGCATGTGAAGCATACTACGACCAAACAACCGTTCGCGATGAAAGTGGTAGATTCGTCGTCACTCTTCCCAAAAGAGATTACATCGTTGCTCAGCTCGGAGAATCAGAAGGCATTGCAACCAGAAGGTTTCTTGGCTTGGAGAGAAGATTTCAACAGAATCCAGAACTGAAGGTAGCGTATgcagagttcatccgggaatatgAACAGCTTGGACACATGGTGGAAGTTCCAGTTTCGGCATCACAAGGCAACGAAGTCTCCCCTGTATACTACCTTCCTCATCATGCAGTATTCAAACTAGACAGCACCACAACCAAACTGCGCGTGGTGTTCGATGCGTCTTGCAAAACCAGCAGTGGAGTTTCGCTCAATGATGCGCTAATGGTCGGCCCCGTAATCCAAGAAGACTTGATCTCCATCACTCTCCGGTTTCGGCTGTTTTGTGTGGCAATTGTGGCGGACATAGAAAAAATGTATCGCATGATACTTGTCCAGCATGGCGACCGGTCTCTCCAGCGAATTGTTTATCGAAGCTCACCCGATGAACCCCTGAGAACGTATGAGCTGACTACCGTCACTTACGGCACAGCTGCAGCTCCGTATCTGGCGACGAAGTGCCTTCAGCGACTAGCAGATGAAGAAGCATCCAAGTTTCCACGTGCTGCGAAGGTACTACGAGAAGATTTTTATGTCGACGACATGTTGACCGGAGCGAACACCGTAGAGGAAGCGAAGCAGTTGGCGGAAGAAATGGTGGAACTCACTGCATCCGGAGGATTCAACCTACGAAAATGGAACTCCAATAGCAAGGAGCTGCTGGCACAACTACCACAAGAACTGTTGGATAGCCGAGCATTGTTAGAGCTGGATTCATCGTCCTCTCCAGTGAAGACACTAGGCTTGCAATGGGAGCCACAATCAGACAGCCTCCGATACGACTCACCACAGTGGAATAACGATGTTGTTCAAACGTATAGTTCTCGCTGAAGCGGCTCGGTTATTTGACCCACTAGGCTTGATCGGTCCTGTAGTCGTTATCGCAAAAATCTTTCTACAAGAACTGTGGGAACACAATTGCGGCTGGGATGATCCATTACCTGAAGCGATGCAACAATTTTGGCAAGAATACAGGTTGAACTTGACCGCCCTGTCCTCCTTTTCGATTCCACGCTGGATTGGATACAAGGCCGAAGCAGTTTCAATGGAATTGCATGGGTTTTGTGATGCATCGGACAAGGCCTACGGTGCGTGCATCTACACACGTTGCACGCTGATGGATTCTTCAGTAGAAGTACGCTTGCTCATTGCCAAATCCCGTGTTGCGCTGTTGGAGGACCTCAAACGGAACAAGAAGAGACTGTCAACCCCTCGTCTTGAGCTTTCGTCCGCATTGCTACTTTGTCATCTGTACGAGAAGGTCAAGGCCAGCATTCGCATTCCCCATAACGCAAGCTTCTGGACCGATTCGACAATCGTTGTACATTGGCTATCCTCTTTGCCCTCGAGATGGCGGATTTTCGTAGCCAATCGTGTTTCCGAGATTCAGCACATCACCAAGGGTTTCGTTTGGAATCACGTAGCTGGTGCGGAAAATCCGGTGGATGTCATTTCTCGAGGTATGACCCCGGCTCAACTACTGTATCACTCAATTTGGCTTGAAGGTCCGGCATGGCTGCGTCGAGACCGCAGCACTTGGCCGGTGGCAAGCCCCGAAGAGGATTTCGATCGAACATTACTGGAAGAGCGAAGCGCAGTTGCAATCCCAGCTCAGTCCAAGCCAAACAG contains the following coding sequences:
- the LOC134286539 gene encoding uncharacterized protein LOC134286539 yields the protein MEKTLSESSQARLKQKEAENEKVVLDVENNYCRLKAALMSRLSKQPSTQPNLQQLTAQGTSTGLSRVKLPEIRLPTFGGHLKDWVTFRDTFRSLIHNNPQLTEMDKFTYLRSSLSGEALQEINSVEMSDVNYVVAWTMLEKRYENKKLIVKAHLDALFSIEPIRREGYELLSRLISDFDKHLLMLDKVGEDTNNWSTILVYMVCSRLDSTTLRNWETHHNSKEVPKYKDLMHFLRDQCSVLQSVAPAKAIVVPEKKAKFSVTNSVVQPAFKCPFCGEGFHSAFRCLKFLKLKVPERSEAVRRSRLCLNCLYPGHQARVCSRGACHHCQQKHHSLLHPEQQPPSEHRNRSSVPQGQPRPSAVNQQQPQTQLPNQHQPAQAHTTQQPTRTPSASHSQSTAQPSTSHQSSTNQNTVALPTNTQFSTQDILLSTALVCVQDSYGNSRLARALLDSCSQFCFMTTQFSSKLNLQSSAEHMSVQGIGGSVTVARKSVKATVLPRISDLSPFHEEMTFYVLPELTAPLPARKINVVNWNFPSNITFADPQFHEPGRIDLIIGAEHYLDLLTDGREKIVDGGPTLQNTVFGWIVSGRAIDHSLSVQQTSAYSCTLANLQEQLSKFWELETCHTHCTQSVEETACEAYYDQTTVRDESGRFVVTLPKRDYIVAQLGESEGIATRRFLGLERRFQQNPELKVAYAEFIREYEQLGHMVEVPVSASQGNEVSPVYYLPHHAVFKLDSTTTKLRVVFDASCKTSSGVSLNDALMVGPVIQEDLISITLRFRLFCVAIVADIEKMYRMILVQHGDRSLQRIVYRSSPDEPLRTYELTTVTYGTAAAPYLATKCLQRLADEEASKFPRAAKVLREDFYVDDMLTGANTVEEAKQLAEEMVELTASGGFNLRKWNSNSKELLAQLPQELLDSRALLELDSSSSPVKTLGLQWEPQSDSLRYDSPQWNNDVVQTYSSR